The Chaetodon trifascialis isolate fChaTrf1 chromosome 16, fChaTrf1.hap1, whole genome shotgun sequence genome includes a region encoding these proteins:
- the tlcd5b gene encoding TLC domain-containing protein 5 translates to MVVLEVICSLIGWFCLYLLFCCTFAPRGPEWNCRLVTLIHGVVIVLLTAYVIFIDGPWPLTHAGTENTELQTLSLAVCLGYFLFDMCWCVCNHTEGPVMMAHHAASIAGILLALLMGVSGCETCGVIFGSEITNPLLQIRWFLRRLGLYDSLLGDAVDLLFIFLFATVRVGVGTAMFYCELTSPRTTLVMKLGGVVMYGLAWVFMVDIARFGYKKSRTKYRRWLENHKVKDANTKKPDDGIHLKDN, encoded by the exons ATGGTCGTGCTGGAGGTGATCTGCAGCCTGATTGGCTGGTTCTGTCTCTACCTGCTGTTCTGCTGCACCTTCGCTCCGCGGGGGCCGGAGTGGAACTGCCGGCTCGTCACGCTGATCCACGGGGTCGTCATCGTGCTGCTGACGGCGTACGTCATCTTCATAGACGGACCCTGGCCCCTGACGCACGCAG gcacagaaaacactgagctgcagaccCTCTCCCTGGCCGTCTGCTTGGGTTACTTCCTCTTCGACATGTGCTGGTGCGTATGTAACCACACCGAGGGCCCGGTCATGATGGCCCACCACGCCGCCAGCATCGCGGGCATCCTGCTGGCCCTGCTCATGGGCGTGTCGGGCTGCGAGACCTGCGGCGTCATCTTCGGCAGCGAGATCACCAACCCCCTGCTGCAGATCCGCTGGTTCCTCCGCCGGCTGGGCCTGTACGACAGCCTGCTGGGCGACGCCGTGGacctgcttttcattttcctgttcGCCACCGTGCGAGTGGGCGTGGGCACGGCCATGTTCTACTGCGAGCTCACGTCGCCCAGGACCACGCTGGTGATGAAGCTCGGCGGCGTGGTCATGTACGGACTGGCCTGGGTGTTCATGGTGGACATCGCCCGGTTTGGCTACAAGAAGAGTCGGACCAAGTATAGACGGTGGCTGGAGAACCACAAGGTCAAAGACGCCAACACGAAGAAACCGGACGACGGGATTCACCTGAAAGACAATTAA
- the rcc1l gene encoding RCC1-like G exchanging factor-like protein produces the protein MALPRVRLCTRHMTAGLQVCGYATLSKASRPQEKSSTGPVFQYVGQHKKPSHKVFVWGFSFTGALGIPSFVVPDSGRKKPRKYQLTPYRLETAEQISSAACGYGFTLIASPTKDVIKLWGMGLNKDSQLGFQRTQHSRHQSYDYVLEPSPVALPLVDPLQTKVVQVACGRAHSLVLTDQEGVFSMGNNAYGQCGRRIVEDEVYSGSHIIHKIEGFGCRVVQVACGQDHSLFLTEAGRVLACGWGADGQTGLGHHNISSSPVEVAGDLAGVEVQQISTYGDCSLAVSRDGQLYGWGNSEYLQLASVTESTQISSPRHLPLKGCGKVVQAACGGTQVAILNDKGEVFVWGYGILGKGPKLSESSTPEMIPSTLFGRSEFNPSVAVTKIRCGLNHFAAVTGRGELFVWGKNVRGCLGIGKRDDQYFPWRVTVPGQVVDVACGVDHMVALVKSLL, from the exons ATGGCTCTTCCACGCGTGCGACTGTGCACTCGACACATGACTGCAGGGCTTCAGGTCTGTGGTTATGCCACACTCAGTAAAGCATCCAGACCTCAGGAGAAGAGCAGCACCGGTCCTGTTTTTCAGTATGTCGGCCAGCACAAAAAGCCCAGCCacaaagtgtttgtgtggggCTTCAGCTTCACTGGCGCTCTGGGTATCCCCAGCTTTGTGGTGCCGGACAGCGGCAGGAAGAAGCCCCGGAAATACCAGCTGACTCCTTACCGTCTGGAGACGGCAGAGCAG ATCTCTTCTGCCGCTTGTGGTTACGGCTTCACTCTCATCGCCTCCCCGACCAAAGATGTGATCAAGCTGTGGGGCATGGGCCTGAACAAGGACTCCCAGCTGGGCTTCCAGCGCACACAACACAGCCGGC ATCAGAGCTACGACTACGTGTTGGAACCCTCCCCGGTGGCTCTTCCTCTTGTGGATCCTCTGCAGACCAAAGTGGTTCAGGTTGCATGTGGCCGCGCTCACTCGCTGGTCCTCACCGACCAAGAGGGAG tcttcagTATGGGAAACAACGCGTACGGCCAGTGTGGGAGGAGGATAGTTGAAGATGAAGTCTACAG CGGCAGTCACATCATTCACAAGATAGAAGGCTTCGGCTGCAGGGTCGTCCAG GTGGCGTGCGGACAGGACCACAGCCTTTTCCTCACCGAGGCAGGGCGAGTGTTGGCGTGTGGATGGGGAGCAGATGGACAGACGG GTCTGGGACACCACAACATCAGCTCCAGTCCGGTGGAGGTCGCTGGGGATCTGGCTGGGGTGGAGGTGCAGCAGATCAGCACGTACGGAGACTGCAGCCTGGCCGTCTCCAGAGACGGACAGCTGTATGGGTGGGGCAACTCTGAATACCTGCAGCTGGCCTCGGTCACAGAGTCCACGCAG ATCAGCTCTCCTCGACATCTTCCTCTGAAAGGCTGCGGAAAGGTGGTCCAGGCGGCGTGTGGAGGCACACAGGTGGCCATTCTCAACG ATAAAGGCGAGGTGTTTGTTTGGGGCTACGGCATTCTGGGTAAAGGACCCAAACTGTCCGAATCATCGACCCCGGAGATGATTCCCTCCACGCTGTTTGGACGCTCAGAGTTCAACCCGTCCGTCGCCGTCACCAAGATCAGGTGTGGCCTCAACCACTTTGCTGCAGTGACAG GTCGAGGCGAGCTCTTCGTTTGGGGGAAGAATGTTCGAGGTTGTTTGGGCATCGGGAAGAGAGACGACCAGTACTTCCCGTGGCGA GTGACTGTTCCGGGTCAAGTGGTGGACGTAGCGTGTGGCGTTGACCACATGGTGGCGCTGGTGAAGTCCCTCCTGTGA
- the castor2 gene encoding cytosolic arginine sensor for mTORC1 subunit 2, which yields MELHILEHSLKVASIEKEGIQICTHGLIKLAFLASKTRCKFFSLTETPEDYTIIVDEEGFKELPQSEHISVADATWLALNVVSGGGNASNSQPIGVTKIAKSVIAPLADHNISVFMLSTYQTDFILVRERDLPMVMHTLSSEFTLLRVVNGETVAAHNLGVTNGFVKPKLVPRPIIHPLSSPSNMFCVTSLDPDTLPSVATLLMDVMFYSGGPKEPGASSEDSNHIRFFSFSLIEGYISLVMDEQTTQRFPNNVLFTSASGELWKMVRIGGQPLGFDECGIVAQISEPLATADIPAYYISTFKFDHALVPEENIQSVIGALRTKSTAQ from the exons ATGGAGCTTCATATTTTAGAGCACAGCTTGAAAGTGGCGAGTATAGAGAAAGAGGGGATCCAGATTTGCACGCACGGATTAATAAAACTCGCTTTCTTGGCCTCCAAAACAAG GTGCAAGTTTTTCAGCCTGACAGAGACTCCGGAGGACTACACCATAATCGTGGACGAGGAGGGCTTTAAAG AGCTGCCTCAGTCAGAGCACATCAGTGTCGCTGACGCCACGTGGTTGGCCCTGAACGTGGTGTCAGGGGGCGGCAACGCCTCCAACTCGCAGCCCATCGGAGTCACCAAGATCGCTAAATCGGTCATCGCGCCGCTGGCCGACCACAACatctctgttttcatgctgtcGACGTATCAGACCGACTTCATCCTG GTTCGAGAGCGAGACCTGCCGATGGTCATGCACACGCTGTCTTCCGAATTCACGTTGCTTCGGGTGGTCAACGGAGAGACCGTCGCTGCTCACAATCTGGGAGTCACCAACGGTTTCGTGAAGCCAAAACTTG TGCCCCGTCCCATCATTCACCCCTTATCTAGCCCCAGCAACATGTTCTGCGTGACCAGCCTGGACCCAGACACACTGCCCTCTGTAGCCACGCTGCTCATGGACGTCATGTTTTACTCTGGAGG GCCGAAGGAGCCCGGAGCATCCAGCGAGGACTCCAACCACATCcgcttcttctccttctccctgaTCGAGGGCTACATCTCTCTGGTCATGGACGAACAGACGACTCAAAG GTTTCCAAACAACGTCCTCTTCACCAGCGCGTCTGGTGAGCTGTGGAAAATGGTTCGTATCGGGGGACAACCTTTAGGATTTG ATGAGTGCGGCATCGTGGCGCAAATATCGGAACCTCTGGCAACGGCTGACATTCCAGCTTACTACATTAGTACCTTCAAGTTCGACCACGCCCTG GTTCCTGAAGAAAACATCCAAAGCGTGATCGGAGCTCTGCGGACCAAGAGCACGGCGCagtga